Part of the Deltaproteobacteria bacterium genome is shown below.
ATAGGAACCTATGACGAACTGATGGCCAAGAAAGGAATGCTCTATGAGCTCATCCACGGGAAACACTAGGGCAGATGCCTGCGAATTTACAGAGAATCTCCAGATCCTGAGACACATCGACTTTTTCGCCGGGCTCCCCCTTGATGCACTGAAAGTAATTGCCTACCTGTTTACCAGGGAAACTTTTGCAGCCGGCGATCGACTCTTTCAGCAAAATTCCAATGACGGCCAGGCATTTTATATCTTTTCCGGGACAGCCAGACTGTTTCGCGAAGAGGAGCAAGGCGAGATTGTGGTCAGGGACTTCGGACCAGGCGACTTTCTGGGAGGTCTGGCACTCTGTGCAGACGTTCCCAGGCTGTTTTCATTGAAGGCTGTCACCGAGATAGACTGTATGATCCTGACCCGGGAAAAGTTCTCCAAGGTAATGGAACAGTTTCCGCAGCTGCTGCCAGCAGTACTCAAGGCGGTGGTGGTGGCGGTACGCACCTGGGAAGAACGGCTCTTTCTGGGTGAAACTCCAGTGTCGGATGTATGTGTGCCCACCCTGGGGGTATCCATGCTCTAGTTTTTGCCGATTCTAGGGCTTGACAGAAAGCCTGAAGAAAGCGAAACTTGGACAGGCTGTATTGGGCGGACCCTGAGCGCTCTACCACTGTTCCTGCCCCTTCTCCCATGGCCGCCAATCAGCTGGACGGCATTGATCCGAACTTGCAAGGAATCACCTTCCATGTCTGGAAATAATGTTACTCTGGAATTGAAGAACAAGCTTTCAGAGCTGAAAAAACTCCACCAGCACGTGGAGCAGTTCGGCGCCTCTCTCGGTCTGTCCAGGGAGACCATCTTTCACCTGAATCTGGTGCTGGAGGAACTGGTTACCAATGTAATATCATATGGATACACGGATGAGGCAGAACACCTCATAAGGATCACCCTGTCGGAAGACAATGGCACTATTCACCTCTGCCTGGAGGATGACGGTATTCCCTTCAACCCCATCAGAGCAAAAAAGCCAGACCTGGACACCCCTGTTGAAGGTCGGCAGATTGGCAAAGTTGGCATTCATTTCTGCAAAGAACTCATGAAGAACCTCAAGTATGAACGGCGCGAGGGCAAGAACATCATCAGCATGAAGAAAGAAATCAAGAAGAAAGACGACACCCGGGCCGAGTCCCGATAAGGTGGTCGATCTCATGTATTGTTATTTTTGGGAAATATTCGTGCGCAGGAGGTGGTAGCGGAATGGAAGTCACTGAAAAGAAACAAAACAGCACATCGATTTTCAAGATCAGCGGTCGCCTGGACTCTAACACCTCACCTCAGTTTGAAAAGCAACTCCTGGAGACCATTGCCAACGGCCAGAAGCAGATAATCATCGACTTCGAGTCACTCGACTACATTGCCAGTGCTGGTCTGAGGGTCCTGTTGAAGGCAACCAAGGAGCTC
Proteins encoded:
- a CDS encoding ATP-binding protein — translated: MSGNNVTLELKNKLSELKKLHQHVEQFGASLGLSRETIFHLNLVLEELVTNVISYGYTDEAEHLIRITLSEDNGTIHLCLEDDGIPFNPIRAKKPDLDTPVEGRQIGKVGIHFCKELMKNLKYERREGKNIISMKKEIKKKDDTRAESR
- a CDS encoding STAS domain-containing protein — encoded protein: MEVTEKKQNSTSIFKISGRLDSNTSPQFEKQLLETIANGQKQIIIDFESLDYIASAGLRVLLKATKELKRSDGKIVLCSMRDYIKEVFDIAGFSTILPIVPTLDDALKAF
- a CDS encoding cyclic nucleotide-binding domain-containing protein → MSSSTGNTRADACEFTENLQILRHIDFFAGLPLDALKVIAYLFTRETFAAGDRLFQQNSNDGQAFYIFSGTARLFREEEQGEIVVRDFGPGDFLGGLALCADVPRLFSLKAVTEIDCMILTREKFSKVMEQFPQLLPAVLKAVVVAVRTWEERLFLGETPVSDVCVPTLGVSML